A single genomic interval of Prunus dulcis chromosome 5, ALMONDv2, whole genome shotgun sequence harbors:
- the LOC117628710 gene encoding proline transporter 1-like yields MEGEDITTNNKEALSIEHGQLRGDQDHEFSLPSAHTIGHDSWQQVGLMLVTSFNCGYILSFSNLMLVPLGWTWGIICLLVVGFYTAYANWLLAAFHFINGQRFIRYRDLMGLLFGREMYYITWVSQFLTLLLGNMGFILLGGRALKEINSEFSDSPLRLQYFIVVTGATYCIYSFLIPTMSAMRRWLGPSTVLTFAYIVILLVVAVKDGKAKTKRDYAIHGNKADRVLNAFGAISAIIVCNTSGLLLEIQSTLRKPAVSNMRKALYLQFSVGLVFYYGVSMVGYWAYGSTVSEYLPGELSGPKSVKVLINAAVFLQSIVSQHMFAAPIHETLDTKFLKLETGMNTKENLKRRFYMRALLFTVNSFVTAAFPFMGNFVNLFGSFTLVPLTFVFPSMIFIKVKGKTARVEKNLWHWFNIIIFSLLAVVTTISAVRLIVNNVQKYHFFADT; encoded by the exons ATGGAAGGAGAAGATATCAcaacaaacaacaaagaagCTTTGAGCATTGAACACGGCCAATTAAGGGGTGACCAAGATCATGAATTTTCTCTCCCCTCTGCTCATACAATTGGCCATG ATTCATGGCAACAAGTTGGGTTGATGCTGGTGACAAGCTTCAATTGTGGTTACATATTGAgcttttcaaatcttatgttGGTGCCTTTGGGATGGACATGGGGGATCATATGCCTGCTGGTTGTGGGGTTCTATACTGCCTATGCCAACTGGCTTTTGGCTGCTTTTCACTTCATCAATGGCCAAAGGTTCATCAGATACAGAGATCTCATGGGACTTTTGTTTG GTAGAGAAATGTATTACATCACATGGGTTTCCCAGTTCTTGACCCTTCTTCTTGGAAATATGGGTTTCATTTTACTTGGAGGAAGAGCACTCAAG GAGATTAACTCAGAATTCAGTGATTCTCCCCTGAGGCTCCAATACTTTATCGTTGTCACTGGAGCGACCTACTGCATCTATTCATTTCTAATTCCAACAATGTCTGCAATGAGAAGGTGGCTCGGACCCTCTACCGTTCTCACTTTCGCTTACATTGTCATACTCTTGGTGGTAGCAGTTAAAGATG GGAAAGCTAAAACAAAGAGAGATTATGCAATCCATGGAAACAAAGCAGACAGAGTGTTGAATGCCTTTGGTGCAATTTCAGCTATAATTGTGTGTAACACCTCCGGCCTGCTACTAGAGATACAG TCAACTCTGCGCAAGCCTGCAGTTTCAAATATGAGGAAAGCTTTATATCTGCAGTTTAGTGTGGGGCTGGTGTTTTACTATGGAGTCAGCATGGTGGGATACTGGGCTTATGGCTCAACTGTCTCTGAATACCTTCCTGGAGAGCTAAGCGGTCCTAAATCGGTTAAGGTCCTCATAAATGCCGCCGTTTTCCTGCAATCCATAGTCTCTCAACAT ATGTTTGCTGCACCAATTCATGAGACCCTTGATACCAAGTTCCTCAAACTTGAAACCGGCATGAACACGAAAGAAAACTTGAAGAGGAGATTCTACATGCGAGCCCTTCTTTTCACGGTGAATTCATTTGTGACAGCAGCTTTTCCTTTCATGGGGAACTTTGTGAACTTGTTTGGATCATTCACACTTGTTCCTCTAACTTTCGTGTTCCCAAGCATGATTTTCATCAAG GTGAAAGGAAAGACAGCTAGAGTAGAGAAGAATTTATGGCATTGGTTCaacattataattttttctctccttGCTGTTGTGACCACAATTTCTGCTGTTCGATTGATCGTCAACAATGTTCAGAAATATCATTTCTTTGCTGATACATGA
- the LOC117627210 gene encoding 28 kDa ribonucleoprotein, chloroplastic-like: MASATSNLFKTLSIADSCLVSLPYLSSTKTANSFLSIPSKPIKLHLTYTHASHFSPPLSLKNKTRFSSIVSFVAQTSDWAQQEEDSTLTIDQDEGAESGEEGVFAEREEEANVEPPEEAKVFVGNLPYDVDSQKLAELFERAGVVEIAEVIYNRDTEQSRGFGFVTMSTVEEADKAVELFSRYDLNGRLLTVNRAAPRGTRQERTPRSFEPSFRIYVGNLPWNVDNGQLEQVFSEHGSVVEARVVFDRETGRSRGFGFVTMASENEMNDAIAALDGQSLDGRAIRVNVAEERQRRSPY, from the exons ATGGCTTCTGCAACCTCAAATTTGTTCAAGACCTTGTCAATAGCAGACTCATGTCTAGTCTCTTTACCCTACCTCTCCTCGACCAAAACTGCCAACTCGTTTCTCTCAATCCCATCCAAACCCATTAAACTCCACCTCACGTACACTCATGCTTCACACTTTTCACCACCTCTGTCCCTCAAGAACAAAACCCGGTTCTCATCCATAGTCTCTTTTGTGGCCCAGACCTCAGACTGGGCTCAGCAAGAAGAAGACAGCACACTTACCATTGACCAAGACGAAGGAGCAGAGAGTGGTGAAGAAGGGGTCTTTGCAGAGAGGGAAGAGGAGGCGAATGTTGAGCCACCTGAGGAAGCCAAGGTATTTGTTGGGAATTTGCCTTATGATGTTGATAGTCAGAAATTGGCTGAGCTCTTTGAGAGGGCTGGAGTTGTGGAGATTGCAGAG GTCATTTACAACAGGGATACTGAGCAGAGCCGTGGATTTGGATTTGTGACTATGAGTACTGTTGAAGAAGCTGATAAGGCTGTGGAACTGTTCAGTCGTTAT GATTTAAATGGAAGGCTCTTGACTGTCAATAGGGCTGCTCCAAGAGGAACACGCCAAGAACGCACACCCCGTTCATTTGAACCTTCTTTTAGAATCTATGTTGGTAACCTTCCATGGAATGTGGATAATGGTCAACTGGAGCAGGTCTTCAGTGAGCATGGTAGCGTGGTGGAGGCACGAGTAGTCTTTGACAGAGAAACTGGACGATCGCGTGGTTTTGGCTTTGTAACAATGGCCAGTGAAAACGAAATGAATGATGCCATTGCTGCTCTAGATGGACAG AGTCTGGATGGAAGGGCGATCAGAGTAAATGTTGCGGAAGAAAGACAAAGGCGCAGCCCCTACTGA
- the LOC117628074 gene encoding putative pentatricopeptide repeat-containing protein At5g37570 has protein sequence MRPTTVTKNHPNNKADGAASLLKACTSLRHLKQIHAHIVRSILHRNASLASTLISLYASLSSSPRYTHLVFTSFANPNLSLFNHAIRAFSKTSSLCAEARSLYSQMICLGIRPDNYTYPFVLNSCATLNDLCAGIEVHGRVVKMGFGFCVPVSNALIDMYGKCVKLVRARMVFDEMSERDVVSYNALLGAHARGGVDMEDASVLFEGMLGKNVISWNAMIVGYVNSGGLVSARAVFDRMPERNVVSWTTMLVGYTKSGLIDQARGLFDEMPERSLICWTALISGYSQNGRPSEALSLFRRMEKAPVKPDAFTMTAVISALAQLGRADLANWIGSYVDREGIEQNEQVLTALVDMHAKCGNMEEACGIFEKIPRKDVFSYSALITGLASHGHGVKALEIFQRMLAENIEPDGITFVGVFTACCHAGLVEDGMKYWESMVKDYNIEPDADHYTCVVDMLGRAGKLNEAHNLVKRMPMGPQPGALGALLAACRTYGNVEIAESVAEKLFVLEPGNTGNYMLLSSIYASTEHWDEARKVREAMNERSATKLPGCSWVEISKGHATQMKNQM, from the coding sequence ATGAGACCGACAACGGTCACCAAAAACCATCCGAACAACAAAGCAGATGGAGCTGCCTCTCTGCTAAAAGCTTGCACATCGCTTCGCCACCTTAAGCAAATCCACGCCCATATCGTCCGGTCCATTCTCCATCGAAACGCCTCCTTAGCCTCCACTCTTATCTCTCTCTatgcctctctctcctcttcgcCTCGATATACCCACCTCGTCTTTACCTCTTTCGCGAAcccaaatctctctctcttcaaccACGCCATTAGAGCTTTCTCTAAGACCTCGTCGCTCTGTGCCGAAGCGAGAAGTTTGTATTCTCAGATGATTTGCCTTGGAATAAGACCCGATAACTATACGTACCCTTTTGTGCTTAACTCGTGTGCCACGTTAAATGATCTTTGTGCTGGGATTGAGGTCCATGGACGCGTTGTTAAAATGGGTTTTGGCTTTTGTGTTCCGGTTTCAAATGCTTTGATTGATATGTATGGAAAATGTGTGAAATTGGTGAGGGCTCGGATGGTGTTCGATGAAATGTCTGAGAGAGATGTTGTTTCTTACAATGCCCTTTTAGGGGCTCATGCGAGAGGTGGGGTGGATATGGAGGATGCCTCGGTTTTGTTTGAGGGAATGCTGGGAAAAAATGTTATATCTTGGAACGCGATGATTGTGGGTTATGTAAATAGTGGGGGTCTGGTTTCAGCGAGGGCTGTGTTTGATAGGATGCCCGAGAGGAATGTTGTTTCTTGGACTACAATGTTGGTGGGGTATACTAAAAGTGGGCTTATTGATCAAGCAAGGGGCCTCTTTGATGAAATGCCTGAACGAAGTTTGATTTGTTGGACGGCCCTGATTTCAGGGTATTCACAAAATGGGAGACCAAGCGAAGCGCTTTCACTTTTCCGGAGAATGGAAAAGGCACCGGTAAAGCCAGATGCTTTCACCATGACAGCTGTGATTTCTGCATTGGCACAATTGGGCCGTGCAGATCTTGCAAATTGGATTGGGTCATATGTGGATCGAGAAGGTATAGAACAGAATGAACAAGTGCTCACTGCACTAGTTGACATGCATGCCAAGTGTGGGAATATGGAAGAGGCATGTGGTATATTTGAGAAGATCCCCCGGAAGGATGTTTTCTCTTATAGTGCATTAATCACAGGCCTTGCTTCTCATGGTCATGGGGTTAAAGCGCTTGAGATCTTCCAGAGAATGCTAGCAGAAAATATTGAACCCGATGGCATCACATTTGTTGGGGTATTCACTGCCTGCTGCCATGCAGGACTCGTTGAAGATGGAATGAAGTACTGGGAAAGCATGGTTAAAGATTACAATATTGAGCCTGATGCTGATCACTACACATGTGTGGTCGATATGCTGGGACGTGCTGGGAAACTCAATGAAGCCCACAATTTGGTAAAGAGAATGCCTATGGGACCACAGCCTGGAGCATTAGGAGCTCTGCTTGCTGCATGTAGAACTTATGGAAATGTCGAGATTGCAGAAAGTGTTGCCGAGAAACTCTTCGTGTTAGAACCTGGGAATACTGGAAATTATATGCTACTTTCAAGTATCTATGCTTCGACAGAACATTGGGATGAAGCCAGAAAGGTGCGGGAAGCAATGAATGAGAGAAGTGCAACTAAGCTTCCTGGGTGCAGTTGGGTTGAAATTAGCAAAGGTCATGCAACACAAATGAAGAACCAAATGTAA
- the LOC117629082 gene encoding uncharacterized protein LOC117629082 produces MASVSELAYQRLRNEGVFNEEPEQNRAVIFKKTSGGWSKIRKLTTSRRRPRVRVLGLRRFLGRRARLFTRIKVSWSKALKRLKNGQAHMNDLFGGNYLFMQANPLPFKCGERPYNLGHGGGLHGSLPSRYSVGRMV; encoded by the coding sequence ATGGCTTCAGTCTCAGAACTTGCTTACCAAAGGCTGAGAAATGAAGGTGTCTTTAATGAAGAACCAGAGCAAAACAGAGCAGTTATATTCAAGAAGACAAGTGGTGGGTGGTCCAAGATCAGAAAGCTAACAACTAGTAGGAGGAGGCCAAGGGTTCGGGTTTTGGGCTTGAGGAGGTTTCTGGGGAGAAGAGCTAGGCTTTTCACAAGGATCAAAGTTTCATGGAGCAAAGCTTTGAAGAGGTTGAAGAATGGGCAGGCTCACATGAACGACTTGTTTGGTGGAAACTATTTGTTCATGCAGGCCAACCCTCTTCCTTTCAAGTGTGGTGAGAGGCCTTATAATTTAGGTCATGGTGGCGGCCTTCACGGCAGTTTGCCCTCAAGGTATTCTGTTGGAAGAATGGTTTGA
- the LOC117627802 gene encoding E3 ubiquitin-protein ligase RGLG2-like: MGGIISKRATSRQASFGSGSHSWSQQSYPEVPYAQPYAPPSQDYGQQQHFAPPPQSHGSAWPGSKKRLERKYSKIDDDYNSLEQVTDALARAGLESSNLIVGIDFTKSNEWTGARSFHRKSLHHIGEEQNPYEQAISIIGKTLSSFDEDNLIPCFGFGDASTHDQEVFSFYPDEGSFCNGFEEVLRRYRELVPQLRLAGPTSFAPIIEMAITIVEQSGGQYHVLVIIADGQVTRSVDTERGQLSPQERKTVEAIVKASEYPLSIILVGVGDGPWDMMKEFDDNIPARAFDNFQFVNFTEIMTKNMDRSRKEAEFALAALMEIPSQYKATLELNILGSTRGKAVDRVPLPPPHYGSASFSMPKPSQSSNFRPSAPSRQRDEFVSTARPASSASDNHVCPICLTDPKNMAFGCGHQTCCDCGQDLQLCPICRSTIETRIKLY, translated from the exons ATGGGTGGGATAATTTCGAAACGTGCTACTTCGAGACAGGCTTCTTTTGGGTCTGGATCGCATTCTTGGAGTCAACAAAGTTATCCAGAGGTACCATATGCACAACCATATGCACCACCAAGCCAAGACTATGGGCAACAGCAGCATTTTGCACCACCACCTCAAAGCCACGGTAGTGCTTGGCCAGGGTCGAAAAAGAGGTTGGAAAGGAAGTATTCAAAAATAGATGATGATTACAACAGCCTGGAGCAG GTCACAGATGCATTGGCACGTGCTGGTTTGGAGTCATCCAATCTTATTGTGGGCATTGATTTCACAAAGAGCAACGAGTGGACAG GTGCAAGGTCATTTCATCGGAAAAGCTTGCATCACATTGGAGAAGAGCAAAATCCCTATGAACAGGCAATATCAATTATAGGGAAAACATTGTCTTCCTTTGATGAAGATAACTTGATTCCCTGTTTTGGATTTGGAGATG CATCAACCCATGACCAAGAAGTTTTCAGTTTCTACCCAGATGAGGGATCTTTTTGCAATGGATTTGAAGAAGTATTAAGACGATATAGAGAATTAGTCCCTCAGCTACGACTTGCCG GGCCCACATCATTTGCCCCTATTATTGAAATGGCCATTACTATTGTTGAGCAAAGTGGTGGTCAGTACCATGTGTTGGTGATAATAGCTGATGGACAG GTGACCAGGAGTGTTGATACAGAGCGCGGCCAGTTAAGCCCACAGGAAAGGAAAACTGTTGAAGCAATTGTGAAAGCAAG TGAGTATCCCTTATCAATTATACTAGTTGGAGTTGGAGATGGGCCGTGGGATATGATGAAGGAATTTGATGATAACATCCCTGCTCGGGCCTTCGATAACTTTCAG TTTGTGAATTTTACAGAAATTATGACAAAGAATATGGATCGTTCGAGAAAAGAAGCAGAATTTGCTCTTGCAGCATTGATGGAAATACCCTCCCAGTATAAAGCAACCCTCGAGCTTAATATATTAGG TTCTACAAGAGGGAAGGCTGTAGATAGGGTACCTCTTCCCCCGCCTCATTATGGTTCGGCTTCTTTTAGCATGCCAAAACCATCACAATCAAGTAATTTTCGTCCAAGTGCACCATCCAGGCAACGTGATGAGTTTGTTAGCACAGCACGTCCTGCAAGTTCAGCTTCTGATAATCAT GTCTGTCCGATTTGCCTAACCGATCCGAAGAATATGGCATTTGGTTGTGGACATCAG ACATGCTGTGACTGTGGACAAGATCTTCAATTATGCCCCATTTGCAGAAGCACCATTGAAACCCGAATAAAGCTCTATTAA
- the LOC117629080 gene encoding probable galactinol--sucrose galactosyltransferase 2: MIPSFGDSGCEVPAETQMLLLETREKSTVQNGLSKPTTENSLYILLLPVLDGPFRASLQGNTVNELEFCIESGDPIVQTSQILAKHKGTFNHVENKKIPAHVDWFGWSTWDAFYHKVDPEGIEKGLKSLSEGGFPPKFLIIDEGWQNKVMEVEADETDSPYHATSVDRLTSIEENDKFKGFRSGKSYANLREFVKFIEEEYGLKLVYACHALIGSWGGVLPTSEEMRKYDPWIKHIVQSPGNVSHVICTTLGPMEKYGIGMIAPSNIYRFYDDLHSYLASCNVDGVKVDVQNVLELLGSCYGGRVALMGRYQEALEESLKQGAATRVSEGFMQMEPTFQTLRVAAVAFNSLLMGEIAVPDWDMFFSDHYTAEFHAAARALGGCPVYVQLRRSH; the protein is encoded by the exons ATGATACCGAGTTTTGGAGATTCGGGCTGTGAAGTTCCAGCAGAAACTCAAATGCTCCTCTTGGAAACAAGAGAAAAATCCACTGTCCAAAATGGGCTATCTAAGCCAACAACTGAGAACAGTTTGTACATTCTGTTATTACCAGTCTTGGATGGACCATTCAGGGCTAGTTTGCAAGGGAACACTGTAAATGAGCTTGAATTTTGCATCGAAAGCG GAGATCCCATTGTCCAAACCTCCCAA ATACTGGCAAAGCACAAAGGTACATTCAATCATGTAGAAAACAAGAAG ATACCAGCACATGTGGACTGGTTTGGATGGAGCACCTGGGATGCATTTTATCATAAAGTTGATCCTGAAGGAATTGAGAAGGGGCTTAAAAG tCTTTCAGAAGGAGGCTTCCCCCCAAAATTTCTTATCATTGATGAAGGATGGCAGAACAAAGTAATGGAAGTTGAAGCTGATGAGACTGATTCACCTTATCATGCCAC GTCTGTGGACAGATTGACAAGCATAGAAGAAAATGATAAGTTCAAGGGCTTCCGGTCAGGAAAGTCATATGCTAATCTCCGTGAGTTTGTAAAGTTCATCGAAGAGGAATATGGACTGAA ATTAGTATATGCGTGCCACGCTTTAATTGGTTCGTGGGGAGGGGTACTTCCAACATCTGAAGAAATGAGGAAATACGACCCCTGGATCAAACACATAGTTCAGTCCCCAGGAAACGTGAGTCACGTTATCTGTACAACCCTTGGCCCCATGGAGAAATATGGGATTGGCATGATTGCCCCCTCAAATATTTATAGGTTTTATGACGATCTTCATAGCTACCTTGCAAGTTGCAATGTAGATGGAGTTAAGGTGGATGTGCAGAATGTACTGGAACTTCTTGGTTCTTGTTATGGAGGCCGTGTAGCATTGATGGGGCGGTACCAAGAAGCCCTTGAGGAATCT CTCAAGCAGGGTGCAGCTACTAGGGTATCAGAGGGTTTCATGCAAATGGAGCCAACATTTCAGACCCTACGTGTTGCTGCTGTAGCTTTTAACAGTCTTCTCATGGGAGAGATTGCTGTTCCAGATTGGGACATGTTCTTT AGTGACCATTACACAGCTGAGTTCCATGCTGCAGCAAGGGCACTGGGGGGATGTCCAGTATATGTACAACTCAGGAGGAGCCATTGA
- the LOC117629083 gene encoding aldehyde oxidase GLOX-like, whose amino-acid sequence MAQHNHFLIAIKSMITALFFTLHFIGFSGAVGRFSAVGRKGQWQLLLNNTGVVAMHMALTHDNTVVIFDQTEAGPSVYRLRRRHNGNRCTESHDDLADSSCYAHSVEYDISSNKVRPLRLYTDTWCSSGSFLSNGTLLQTGGYGSGTRRIRYFKPCGDGQCDWRQSERSLADDRWYASNQLLPEHDRIIVVGGRRTFTYEFVPKMSSNEGSHDLSFLHQTYDRSEGGNNLYPFLHLSSDGNLFIFANRDSILFNYRSNIVIKTFPRIPGSGSRNYPGSGSSVILPLDHTNNFQRMEVMVCGGAASGAHRAAGQNRFLKGLSSCGRMVITGNRHKWNMENMPGSRLLSDMLILPTGNVLIINGAKRGSGGWNNARNASLQPYLYNPNHKLGKRFSVLKSTKIARMYHSSAILLPDGRVLVGGGNPHESYTFSNVAYPTELRLQAFAPHYMGRQYHTYRPINLTINYGLGDLSGVRYGVDFNVSFWLGRKPSKVVEFNAYAPPFTTHSISMNQRLLKLRCKKLVRAEGGLVHAVLEAPPSPNVAPSGYYMLTVVNGGIPSISQWVKFLHQ is encoded by the coding sequence ATGGCGCAGCACAATCACTTTCTCATTGCAATCAAATCCATGATCACTGCTTTGTTCTTCACATTGCATTTTATTGGGTTTAGTGGTGCAGTCGGGAGGTTCTCTGCTGTAGGCCGGAAAGGGCAATGGCAGCTGCTGCTAAACAACACGGGCGTAGTGGCTATGCATATGGCATTGACACACGACAACACTGTCGTTATATTTGATCAAACAGAAGCTGGCCCCTCTGTGTACAGGCTTCGAAGGCGCCACAATGGAAACAGATGCACAGAGAGCCATGACGATTTAGCAGACTCATCCTGCTATGCTCACTCCGTGGAGTATGACATTTCAAGCAACAAAGTTAGACCTCTGAGGCTTTACACTGATACCTGGTGCTCCTCAGGCTCTTTCTTGAGCAACGGGACACTTCTACAAACGGGTGGATATGGAAGTGGCACTCGAAGAATTCGATACTTCAAGCCTTGTGGGGATGGCCAGTGTGATTGGAGGCAATCGGAGAGATCACTGGCTGATGATCGTTGGTACGCTTCCAATCAATTGCTCCCAGAACATGATAGGATCATTGTGGTTGGTGGAAGAAGGACCTTTACTTATGAATTTGTACCAAAAATGTCTTCCAATGAAGGCTCTCATGACCTATCATTCTTGCACCAAACTTATGACAGAAGTGAAGGAGGGAACAACCTCTATCCCTTCCTTCACCTCTCTTCGGATGGAAATTTGTTCATCTTTGCCAACCGGGACTCCATTCTCTTCAATTACAGAAGTAACATAGTGATCAAGACCTTCCCTCGAATACCCGGCTCTGGCTCTAGGAACTATCCAGGCTCTGGCTCATCAGTGATCCTCCCATTAGACCACACAAACAATTTCCAAAGAATGGAAGTCATGGTGTGTGGTGGTGCTGCCTCTGGAGCCCACAGAGCAGCAGGACAAAACAGATTCTTGAAAGGCCTAAGCTCCTGTGGAAGAATGGTGATCACAGGCAACAGACACAAGTGGAACATGGAGAACATGCCGGGCTCTCGTCTTCTCAGCGACATGCTGATCCTCCCAACTGGGAATGTTTTGATCATCAATGGTGCCAAAAGAGGCTCTGGAGGATGGAACAATGCAAGAAATGCTTCCCTCCAGCCTTATCTCTACAACCCAAATCACAAATTAGGCAAAAGATTCTCTGTCCTCAAGTCCACAAAAATTGCTAGAATGTATCACTCCTCAGCCATTCTTTTACCTGATGGGAGGGTCTTGGTTGGTGGGGGCAACCCTCATGAAAGCTACACTTTCAGCAATGTGGCCTACCCAACTGAGCTTAGGCTCCAAGCATTTGCCCCACACTACATGGGAAGGCAATACCATACATATAGACCAATAAATTTGACCATAAACTATGGCCTTGGTGATCTCTCTGGTGTAAGGTATGGGGTAGATTTTAATGTGAGCTTTTGGTTGGGGAGGAAGCCAAGCAAAGTGGTGGAGTTTAATGCTTATGCACCACCATTCACAACACACTCCATATCCATGAACCAGAGGTTGCTGAAATTGAGGTGCAAGAAATTGGTGAGGGCTGAAGGTGGATTGGTGCATGCAGTTTTGGAGGCTCCCCCATCTCCTAATGTTGCTCCCTCTGGTTATTATATGCTCACTGTTGTGAATGGTGGAATTCCTAGCATATCTCAGTGGGTTAAGTTCCTACATCAGTGA